A portion of the Stigmatella aurantiaca DW4/3-1 genome contains these proteins:
- a CDS encoding HAD family hydrolase yields MVENIIFDVDGTLVDSVDEHAEAWRRAFLEFGRDVPFAHVRSQIGKGADQLLPVFFTDEELERFGKDLDEYRAQLFLKEFLPKIRAFPKVRELFERLREGGVRIALASSAKGDELKHYVALCRIEGLFEEATSKDDADKSKPHPDIFEAALQRLGRPDVSTTGVVGDTPYDAIAAGKLSLPTVGVLCGGFSARDLEAAGCRVLMKDPAELLERYEASPRTWPWGEAGLNAAPEDEEPR; encoded by the coding sequence ATGGTGGAAAACATCATCTTCGACGTGGATGGGACGTTGGTGGACTCGGTGGATGAGCATGCCGAGGCATGGCGGCGGGCGTTCCTGGAGTTTGGCCGGGACGTGCCCTTCGCGCATGTGCGCAGCCAGATCGGCAAGGGTGCCGATCAGCTTCTGCCGGTGTTCTTCACGGACGAAGAGCTGGAGCGCTTTGGCAAAGACCTGGACGAGTACCGCGCCCAGCTCTTTCTGAAGGAGTTCCTGCCCAAGATACGCGCCTTCCCGAAGGTGCGGGAGCTGTTCGAGCGGCTGCGCGAGGGAGGCGTGCGCATTGCCCTGGCCTCCAGCGCCAAGGGAGACGAGCTGAAGCACTACGTGGCGCTGTGCCGCATCGAAGGGCTGTTCGAGGAGGCCACGTCCAAGGACGACGCGGACAAGAGCAAGCCGCACCCGGACATCTTCGAAGCGGCGCTGCAGCGGCTGGGCCGTCCCGATGTCAGCACCACCGGGGTGGTCGGCGACACGCCCTATGACGCGATCGCCGCCGGCAAGCTGAGCCTGCCCACGGTGGGCGTGCTGTGCGGTGGCTTCTCCGCCAGAGACCTGGAAGCGGCGGGCTGCCGGGTGCTGATGAAGGATCCAGCGGAGTTGCTGGAGCGCTACGAAGCCTCGCCGCGCACATGGCCCTGGGGCGAGGCGGGCCTGAACGCAGCGCCCGAGGACGAAGAGCCCCGCTGA
- a CDS encoding site-2 protease family protein → METALVRPLSRPWLHLLLLVVTLASAFVSFAFFLGGQGEELGLPGWVGGSLSFALALLSILGAHEMGHYVLARFHGVDTSLPYFIPLPLLSMVGTLGAVIVIRGRIPHRNALVDIGAAGPLAGLVVAVPVLLWGLAHSPIVEAPLPETGLMGEGSLWVLAQRLFGWLMLQLTHASAPPGVESEGLWQVLFGDSLLMQGLRWLAVGPLPAGKQLYEHPVVVAGWFGLLITMLNLMPVGQLDGGHLSFALWGRHARGLGRCVALVLLLLTVFASASWGVWLLVTVKLVGFGHPEVIEPGVPLSRGRKWLCLLCFLALVGCAMPIPLRQVLS, encoded by the coding sequence ATGGAGACCGCTCTCGTCCGACCCCTCTCCCGGCCTTGGCTTCACCTCCTCCTGCTGGTGGTGACGCTGGCCTCGGCGTTTGTCTCATTTGCTTTTTTTCTTGGAGGACAAGGAGAAGAGTTGGGCCTGCCAGGGTGGGTGGGTGGCTCCCTGTCCTTCGCCCTGGCCCTGCTGTCCATCCTCGGGGCCCACGAGATGGGCCACTACGTGTTGGCCCGTTTTCACGGCGTGGACACCTCGCTGCCTTATTTCATCCCCTTGCCCCTGCTGAGCATGGTGGGGACGCTGGGGGCCGTCATCGTCATCCGGGGGCGCATCCCGCACCGCAATGCCCTGGTGGACATCGGGGCCGCGGGGCCCTTGGCGGGGCTGGTGGTGGCCGTGCCCGTGCTGTTGTGGGGGCTGGCGCACTCACCCATCGTGGAGGCGCCTCTGCCAGAAACCGGACTCATGGGGGAGGGCTCCTTGTGGGTGCTGGCGCAGCGGTTGTTCGGGTGGCTCATGTTGCAGCTCACCCACGCCTCGGCCCCGCCTGGCGTGGAGTCCGAGGGGCTCTGGCAGGTGCTGTTTGGGGACAGCTTGTTGATGCAGGGGCTGCGCTGGCTGGCGGTGGGGCCGTTGCCCGCGGGCAAGCAGCTCTACGAGCACCCCGTGGTGGTGGCCGGCTGGTTCGGCTTGCTCATCACCATGCTCAACCTGATGCCCGTGGGGCAGCTGGATGGGGGGCACCTCTCCTTCGCCCTGTGGGGGCGGCACGCCCGGGGGTTGGGGCGGTGTGTGGCGCTGGTGCTGCTGCTGCTCACCGTGTTCGCCTCGGCCTCCTGGGGCGTGTGGTTGCTGGTGACGGTCAAGCTGGTGGGCTTTGGCCATCCGGAGGTGATAGAGCCTGGGGTTCCGCTGAGCCGGGGGCGCAAGTGGCTTTGCCTCCTGTGTTTCCTCGCGTTGGTCGGCTGTGCCATGCCCATTCCGCTGCGTCAGGTGCTGTCATGA
- a CDS encoding ATP-binding protein codes for MRDAHAINLSWLLRLRWGAVVAQTVLILGAHFVLEMHLPLVPLFTTIGVAVLSNAVLGVWSRKPRAVHEWTLWGVMALDVVLLTVLLAFSGGAFNPFSTLYLVHIALAAVVLRARWTWTLVALALGCFGALFVRHLWMPGADAHAAHHHMDAVRMHLEGMWAAFGLAAAVIVYFVQRVTRALAEREAELEASRAVTARNEKLAALATLAAGAAHELSTPLSTIAVVARELERHGELSPASREDAQLIRQQVARCRDILVQMAADAGASHGEAFVPLSPALLLDGALEGLRGRERVQVDMQGTPPQEVMSVPARALTHAIRGVVKNALQASPEGAPVQLALSRKEAGWRLLVKDEGSGMADEVLSRAGEPFFTTKPQGEGMGLGLFLARAVLDQLGGRLEVRSVPGKGTHVELTWPARSLRQFDPLSPGPRAASLLEPGI; via the coding sequence GTGCGGGACGCGCACGCCATCAACCTGTCATGGTTGCTGCGCCTGCGGTGGGGCGCCGTGGTGGCGCAGACGGTGCTCATCCTGGGCGCGCACTTCGTGCTGGAGATGCATCTGCCGCTCGTGCCGCTGTTCACCACCATCGGCGTGGCGGTGCTGAGCAACGCGGTCCTGGGTGTGTGGAGCCGCAAGCCCCGGGCTGTCCACGAGTGGACGCTGTGGGGGGTGATGGCGCTGGATGTGGTGCTGCTCACCGTGTTGCTGGCCTTCAGTGGTGGGGCGTTCAACCCCTTCAGCACGCTGTACCTGGTGCACATCGCCCTGGCGGCGGTGGTGCTGCGGGCCCGGTGGACGTGGACGCTGGTGGCCCTGGCCCTGGGGTGCTTCGGCGCGCTCTTCGTCCGCCACCTGTGGATGCCGGGCGCGGATGCGCACGCCGCGCACCACCACATGGATGCGGTGCGCATGCACCTGGAGGGCATGTGGGCGGCCTTCGGGCTGGCCGCGGCCGTCATCGTCTACTTCGTCCAGCGCGTCACCCGGGCGCTGGCCGAGCGTGAGGCGGAGCTGGAGGCCTCCCGCGCGGTGACGGCTCGCAACGAGAAGCTGGCTGCCCTGGCCACGCTGGCCGCGGGGGCCGCGCACGAGCTGTCCACGCCCCTGTCCACCATCGCCGTGGTGGCCCGGGAACTGGAGCGCCACGGGGAGCTGTCGCCCGCGAGCCGCGAGGATGCGCAGCTCATCCGCCAGCAGGTGGCGCGCTGCCGGGACATCCTCGTCCAGATGGCCGCCGATGCCGGGGCCAGCCATGGTGAGGCCTTCGTCCCCCTGTCCCCCGCGCTGCTGCTGGACGGGGCCTTGGAGGGGCTGCGGGGCCGTGAGCGGGTGCAGGTGGACATGCAGGGCACGCCTCCGCAGGAGGTGATGTCCGTGCCCGCTCGGGCCCTCACGCACGCCATCCGGGGCGTGGTGAAGAACGCCCTCCAGGCCTCCCCCGAAGGCGCGCCGGTGCAGTTGGCGTTGAGCCGGAAGGAGGCGGGCTGGCGGCTGCTCGTGAAGGACGAGGGCTCGGGGATGGCCGACGAAGTGCTTTCCCGGGCGGGCGAGCCGTTCTTCACCACGAAGCCGCAGGGCGAGGGCATGGGGCTGGGCCTCTTCCTGGCCCGCGCCGTGCTGGATCAGCTCGGCGGGAGGTTGGAGGTCCGCTCGGTGCCGGGGAAGGGGACGCACGTGGAGCTGACGTGGCCGGCGCGGAGCCTGCGACAATTTGACCCGTTGTCCCCCGGGCCCCGGGCAGCGAGCCTGCTCGAGCCGGGCATCTGA
- a CDS encoding response regulator transcription factor translates to MAPFRNPDAPSLLLVDDDTVFRERLARAFRERGFEVATAGSVEEGLAVAQHESPELAVVDLRMPGRGGLELVRELRALDASTRIIVLTGYGSIATAVDAVRLGALNYIPKPADVDDLLAALARGLGEPSPMVAEAFQAPSLARAEWEHIQRVLADCEGNISEAARRLGLHRRSLQRKLQKYPPAQ, encoded by the coding sequence ATGGCCCCTTTCCGGAATCCCGACGCTCCTTCGCTGCTCCTGGTGGACGACGACACGGTCTTTCGTGAGCGCCTGGCCCGGGCCTTCCGGGAGCGGGGCTTCGAGGTGGCGACCGCGGGCTCCGTGGAGGAAGGGCTGGCGGTGGCTCAGCACGAGTCCCCGGAGCTGGCGGTGGTGGACCTGAGAATGCCGGGGCGGGGCGGGCTGGAGCTGGTGCGCGAGCTGCGCGCGCTGGATGCCTCCACGCGCATCATCGTCCTCACGGGCTACGGCAGCATCGCCACCGCCGTGGATGCGGTGCGGCTGGGGGCGCTCAACTACATCCCGAAGCCCGCCGACGTGGATGACCTGTTGGCGGCACTGGCCCGGGGGCTGGGGGAGCCCAGTCCCATGGTGGCCGAGGCGTTTCAGGCGCCTTCCCTGGCCCGCGCCGAGTGGGAGCACATCCAGCGCGTGCTGGCCGACTGCGAGGGCAACATCTCCGAGGCGGCGCGGCGGCTGGGGCTTCACCGGCGCTCCCTCCAGCGCAAGCTCCAGAAGTACCCCCCCGCGCAATGA
- a CDS encoding ATP-dependent DNA helicase, translated as MALSLVRSYNVDTLLGPGGALQAALPAYEHRPEQLQMARAVERAFSERSYLLAEAGTGTGKTLAYLVPALLSGRRVVVSTATKTLQEQIFFKDLPLLKERMGLEFEAAYLKGRGNYLCLHRYNSFSKDPTFGSREEARQWPHIQSWASRTETGDRAELELPENFSAWPRLSSTAETCLGSQCPLYEQCHVTRMRREAERADLLVVNHHLFVADLSLRGAGRRGEGVLPLYEAVILDEAHALEDAASGYFGCGVSNHRLEELARDAVAALPETDSRFTTLRALAARVRTHAEVLFTQAPRVLGLAGSEGGVALKQDRMAMLAGPMEHVRQGLAALTAFSASAREPELAALTRRGAELVEELSFLEKVESPDHVYWAEARGRGVFLRASPIDVARELRVRLYDAVDTVVFTSATLAAGGRFDFFARRMGLYDDEGTPVAEVRTLAVPSPFDFESQSALYLPTHLPDPAAPGFIEAAAEEIVQLCEVSGGRAFVLFTSLRNMERAYELTKARLPYQVLRQGDRPKQQLLEAFREQPSVLFAAHSFWEGVDVPGEALSLLIIDRLPFASPGDPLVAARIRQIESRGEGAFEQYQLPQATLALRQGFGRLIRTQSDRGAVALLDRRIVTKPYGRAFLESLPSAHRVRDLEGLRDWFSEG; from the coding sequence ATGGCGCTCTCCCTCGTCCGCTCGTACAACGTCGATACCCTGCTCGGTCCAGGAGGTGCCCTCCAGGCGGCGCTGCCTGCCTATGAGCACCGTCCCGAGCAGCTCCAGATGGCGCGCGCCGTGGAGCGCGCCTTCTCCGAGCGCAGCTACCTGCTGGCCGAGGCGGGCACGGGCACGGGCAAGACGCTCGCCTACCTGGTGCCCGCGTTGCTCTCTGGGCGGCGCGTGGTGGTGTCCACGGCGACGAAGACCCTGCAAGAGCAGATCTTCTTCAAGGATTTGCCGCTCCTGAAGGAGCGGATGGGGCTGGAGTTCGAGGCCGCGTACCTCAAGGGCCGGGGCAACTACCTCTGCCTGCACCGGTACAACAGCTTCTCGAAGGACCCGACGTTTGGCTCCCGCGAGGAGGCCCGTCAGTGGCCCCACATCCAGTCGTGGGCCTCGCGCACCGAAACGGGAGACCGGGCCGAGCTCGAGCTGCCCGAGAACTTCAGCGCCTGGCCCCGGCTGTCCTCCACCGCGGAGACGTGCCTGGGCTCGCAGTGCCCCCTGTATGAGCAGTGCCATGTGACGCGCATGCGCCGGGAGGCGGAGCGGGCGGACCTGCTCGTGGTGAACCACCACCTCTTCGTCGCGGACCTCTCCCTGCGCGGCGCGGGGCGCCGGGGCGAGGGCGTGCTGCCGCTCTACGAGGCCGTCATCCTCGACGAGGCCCATGCGCTGGAGGACGCGGCGAGCGGGTACTTCGGCTGCGGTGTTTCCAACCACCGGCTGGAGGAGCTGGCGCGGGACGCGGTGGCGGCGCTGCCGGAGACGGACTCGCGCTTCACCACGCTGCGCGCCCTGGCGGCCCGGGTGAGGACGCACGCGGAGGTGCTCTTCACGCAGGCGCCCCGGGTGCTGGGGCTCGCGGGGAGCGAGGGCGGGGTGGCGCTGAAGCAGGACCGCATGGCGATGCTGGCGGGGCCCATGGAGCACGTGCGCCAGGGGCTGGCGGCGCTGACCGCCTTCTCCGCGAGCGCGCGCGAGCCAGAGCTGGCAGCGCTGACGCGCCGGGGGGCCGAGCTGGTCGAGGAGTTGAGCTTCCTGGAGAAGGTGGAGTCTCCGGACCACGTGTACTGGGCGGAGGCGCGCGGGCGGGGCGTCTTCCTGCGCGCCAGCCCCATCGACGTGGCCCGGGAACTGCGCGTGCGGCTCTACGATGCGGTGGACACGGTGGTGTTCACCTCGGCGACGCTGGCGGCCGGAGGGCGGTTCGACTTCTTCGCCCGGCGGATGGGGCTGTACGACGACGAAGGGACGCCGGTGGCCGAGGTGCGCACGCTCGCGGTGCCCAGCCCCTTCGACTTCGAATCGCAGTCCGCGCTCTACCTGCCCACGCACCTGCCGGACCCGGCGGCGCCCGGCTTCATCGAGGCCGCGGCGGAGGAGATTGTTCAGCTGTGCGAGGTGTCCGGAGGCCGAGCCTTCGTGCTCTTCACCTCGCTGCGCAACATGGAGCGCGCGTACGAGCTGACCAAGGCGCGGCTGCCGTACCAGGTGCTCCGGCAGGGAGATCGGCCCAAGCAGCAGCTCCTGGAGGCTTTCCGCGAGCAGCCCAGCGTGCTCTTCGCCGCGCACAGCTTCTGGGAGGGCGTGGACGTGCCGGGGGAGGCGCTGAGCTTGCTCATCATCGACCGGCTGCCCTTCGCCTCTCCCGGGGACCCGCTGGTGGCGGCGCGCATCCGCCAGATTGAATCGCGGGGCGAAGGGGCCTTCGAGCAGTACCAGCTTCCCCAGGCGACGCTGGCGCTCCGCCAGGGCTTCGGGCGGCTCATCCGCACGCAGAGCGACCGGGGCGCGGTGGCGCTGCTGGATCGCCGCATCGTGACGAAGCCGTATGGCCGGGCGTTCCTGGAGAGCCTGCCCTCGGCACACCGGGTGCGGGACCTGGAGGGGCTGCGAGACTGGTTCTCCGAAGGGTAG
- a CDS encoding WD40/YVTN/BNR-like repeat-containing protein produces MLSPLALTVWLATAPSPDFLEVRQVGSDHQVLATGGLLYRWTGRGALSLEAELGAPMAALHTCEGRRSVAVGPRGRMRMSLPGGLGWRPVPLEGAKDLWAVDSASCAQVLAVGEEGALWEGSLEEAEPRFRRLPSPTRLPLYGVAVAQARAVVVGAGGTVLARRGAAAPFEVVASGTEAPLLAVTWVDGERFVVAGAGGLWLGEGASLRQVLADEQDVFTRVVFSDRTTGVALGQDRLFTTTDGGQTWRPMAIAGALSVVPLSGPRFLVVGREGLWRYIEVTPPEPSGAPVHAPARTAPVETAKPAAPPKPAAPTPSEVKDVPAPAVRKDMPPPVEERCRLKLEKQHMREGFVDLKTAVGGTFVASGDGTVRRVEGNELKIAHRTGEPMLGVAVSQEGVLVTVTGWGALASSENGGRSFRTVRAPSDTAFFAGAYAGDALLVFDARGQGWRSGEGGTFQPVSLPRQVTYYGLSFVDALRGYASGECGTLLETADGGRSWKVLGTPMKKDISGVLAFGDTVYLSGSEGVFRSGDRGRTFKQVLDEKQGCIRLARRGPEVAVACHRGLHYAPEGETFSLVPVPHQSALLAAAFLPSGELGAVGARELFIRAQPTGGAIVNRSPAVERWLKLSEQWQLELRREAPKSPPKVVTVQAPAKVPGN; encoded by the coding sequence ATGCTCTCCCCCCTCGCCTTGACGGTGTGGTTGGCCACCGCGCCATCCCCGGACTTTCTCGAAGTGAGGCAGGTGGGCTCGGACCATCAGGTGCTGGCCACGGGCGGACTGCTGTACCGCTGGACGGGACGCGGGGCGCTGAGTCTGGAGGCGGAGCTGGGCGCGCCCATGGCGGCCCTGCACACGTGCGAGGGACGGCGCAGCGTGGCCGTGGGCCCCCGTGGGCGCATGCGCATGTCGCTGCCGGGGGGCCTGGGGTGGCGGCCTGTTCCGCTGGAGGGCGCCAAGGACCTGTGGGCCGTGGACTCGGCGAGCTGCGCCCAGGTGCTGGCGGTGGGGGAGGAGGGGGCCTTGTGGGAGGGCTCACTGGAGGAGGCCGAGCCTCGGTTCCGTCGGCTGCCTTCGCCCACCCGGTTGCCGCTCTACGGCGTCGCGGTGGCGCAGGCCCGGGCGGTGGTGGTGGGGGCGGGCGGCACGGTGCTGGCCCGGCGCGGCGCGGCGGCCCCCTTCGAGGTGGTGGCCTCAGGCACCGAAGCGCCCTTGCTGGCGGTGACGTGGGTGGACGGGGAGCGCTTCGTGGTGGCGGGCGCGGGGGGGCTGTGGCTGGGAGAGGGAGCTTCGCTGCGGCAGGTGCTGGCGGATGAGCAGGACGTCTTCACGCGGGTGGTGTTCTCGGACCGGACCACGGGCGTGGCACTGGGGCAGGACCGCCTGTTCACCACCACGGATGGTGGGCAGACGTGGCGGCCGATGGCCATCGCGGGAGCGCTGAGCGTGGTGCCGCTGTCTGGCCCCCGATTTCTCGTGGTTGGGCGCGAGGGGCTGTGGCGCTACATCGAGGTGACGCCCCCCGAGCCCTCGGGTGCCCCCGTGCACGCACCGGCGCGTACGGCGCCAGTGGAGACCGCGAAGCCTGCTGCTCCCCCGAAACCCGCTGCCCCGACTCCGTCCGAGGTGAAAGACGTGCCGGCTCCCGCTGTCCGGAAGGACATGCCGCCGCCCGTGGAGGAGCGCTGCCGGCTGAAGCTCGAGAAGCAGCACATGCGAGAGGGGTTCGTGGATCTCAAGACGGCCGTGGGAGGCACCTTCGTGGCGAGTGGGGACGGCACGGTGCGCCGTGTGGAGGGCAATGAGCTGAAGATCGCGCACCGCACGGGTGAGCCGATGCTCGGCGTGGCGGTCTCTCAGGAAGGGGTGCTCGTCACCGTCACGGGGTGGGGGGCGCTGGCAAGCTCGGAGAACGGGGGCCGCTCCTTCCGCACCGTCCGCGCCCCGAGCGACACGGCCTTCTTCGCCGGGGCCTATGCGGGCGATGCGCTGCTCGTCTTCGATGCGCGGGGGCAGGGCTGGCGGAGCGGCGAGGGCGGGACCTTCCAGCCCGTGAGCCTGCCGCGTCAGGTGACGTACTACGGCCTTTCCTTCGTGGACGCGCTGAGGGGCTACGCCTCGGGAGAGTGTGGCACGTTGCTGGAGACAGCGGACGGGGGCCGCTCCTGGAAGGTGCTGGGCACGCCGATGAAAAAGGACATCTCCGGCGTGTTGGCCTTCGGAGACACCGTCTATCTCAGCGGCAGCGAAGGGGTGTTTCGCAGCGGCGACCGGGGCCGCACGTTCAAGCAGGTCCTGGACGAGAAGCAGGGCTGTATCCGGTTGGCGCGCCGGGGGCCCGAGGTGGCCGTGGCCTGCCACCGGGGCCTGCACTACGCACCGGAGGGAGAGACCTTCTCCCTGGTCCCCGTGCCCCATCAGTCTGCCCTGCTGGCGGCGGCGTTTCTTCCCTCGGGCGAACTGGGCGCGGTGGGGGCCCGCGAGCTCTTCATCCGTGCCCAGCCCACGGGCGGCGCCATCGTCAATCGCTCCCCCGCCGTGGAGCGCTGGTTGAAGCTCTCCGAGCAGTGGCAGTTGGAGCTGCGCCGCGAGGCCCCCAAATCTCCGCCCAAGGTGGTCACCGTGCAGGCTCCCGCCAAGGTGCCAGGGAACTGA